In Camelina sativa cultivar DH55 chromosome 16, Cs, whole genome shotgun sequence, a single window of DNA contains:
- the LOC104749887 gene encoding zinc transporter 6, chloroplastic: MSSCVTGTEAALRAAACRDGDAAAHLKLIAVFVIFLTSVLGVWGPVLLARYFHGKPLYEKAILVIKCFAAGVILSTSLVHVLPEAFEALADCQVSSRHPWRDFPFAGLVTMIGAITALLVDLTASEHMGHGGGGGGGGGMEYMPVGKAVGGIEMKEGKFGADLEIQENSEEEIVKMKQRLVSQVLEIGIIFHSVVIGVTVGMSQNKCTIRPLIAALSFHQIFEGLGLGGCIAQAGFKAGTVVYMCLMFAVTTPLGIVLGMVIFALTGYDDQNPNALIMEGLLGSLSSGILIYMALVDLIALDFFHNKMLTSPGESSSRLKKLCFVALVLGSASMSLLALWA; encoded by the exons aTGTCTTCTTGCGTCACCGGAACAGAGGCGGCGTTACGAGCAGCTGCATGTAGAGACGGCGACGCAGCGGCACATCTAAAGCTAATAGCCGTCTTCGTCATCTTCTTGACAAGCGTTTTAGGGGTTTGGGGACCTGTTTTACTCGCTAGATACTTTCACGGGAAGCCTCTCTACGAAAAAGCGATTCTTGTGATAAAGTGTTTCGCCGCCGGCGTGATTCTCTCGACGTCTCTAGTCCACGTGTTGCCGGAAGCGTTCGAGGCCCTCGCTGATTGCCAAGTGTCTTCTCGCCATCCTTGGAGAGATTTTCCTTTCGCTGGTTTGGTTACGATGATCGGAGCTATAACGGCGTTGTTGGTTGATTTAACGGCAAGTGAACATATGGGacacggtggtggtggtggcggcgggGGAGGGATGGAGTATATGCCGGTTGGTAAGGCGGTTGGGGGGATAGAGATGAAAGAAGGAAAGTTTGGGGCTGATTTGGAAATACAGGAAAATAGTGAGGAGGAGATTgtgaagatgaaacagagattaGTGTCACAAGTTCTTGAAATTGGGATTATATTTCATTCGGTTGTAATTGGAGTAACTGTGGGAATGTCACAGAACAAGTGTACCATTAGACCTTTGATTGCTGCACTTTCGTTTCATCAGATTTTTGAAGGTTTAGGTCTTGGTGGTTGCATCGCTCAG GCTGGCTTTAAGGCAGGGACAGTAGTGTACATGTGCTTGATGTTCGCGGTAACAACGCCTCTAGGGATTGTACTAGGGATGGTGATTTTCGCATTGACAGGGTACGATGATCAGAACCCGAACGCATTGATAATGGAAGGGTTGTTGGGATCACTATCTTCAGGGATTCTAATATACATGGCCTTAGTTGATCTTATTGCGTTGGATTTCTTCCATAACAAGATGCTCACATCGCCCGGTGAATCGAGTTCTCGGCTGAAGAAGTTATGTTTTGTGGCTTTGGTTTTGGGTTCTGCCTCTATGTCACTGCTTGCTCTTTGGGCCTAA